The genomic window GGAGCGAAAGGAATCCCAGGATCGAGAAGAGCAGGGGCCTGAGAAAGGAGGAGTAGAGGTAGCGCGAGAGGATCTTCACGGGATTGGGATCGCGCAGGAGGGATGGGTGATCAGGGCGAGGTCAGGCCGACGACCACAAGACCACGGAAGTCCCCCTCTTTGTATCCGACCGCCTGATCCTGGGGGTAGCGTTCGCGGAGCACGGCTCTCACATCGGGCGACAGGGAGGCCGGGTCCCCGTGGCAGGAGAGGCAGAGCGCGGCGACCCGGATCGGCTGGTAGTAGCGGTAGGTCGTCTTGCCCTCGCTCACCACCTTCTGCAGAAGATCTGGCGGGAGCGACTCCTGCCGCGACCCTGCCTCCAGGTAGATCTGGAGAGCTTGCCGTTCAGCCGGGTCGGGTGCATCCGCAGGATTGCGCACAAGGTTGGAGGTGCGCTTGAGCAAAAAAATCGTCCCGGCCGGGCGTGCCTGGTCGCGCACCTCGGACGTGAGCTTTGGTGCTTGGATCTGGCAGACCGAAATGGCATCGACCGGTCCCCCTTTCGTCAGGGCTCGGGTGAGCTCTTCCCGGATTGTCGCCAAGAGCTTCTGCGCCACCGGCCTGGCGATAGCGCGAATCTGCTCGGTCTTCTCAAGCGACGGTTGCAGGACGAGCGGCTGGGCACTGGCTTGGGCCGAAGATCGCTCGGTCCCGAAGAGGAAGAAGAGTGCGAGGAGGACCGGAAGAAGAAGGCTCATACGCGATCCCGAGGAGGGCAAAGGTTGCGGAAAGCTTGCCCCGCTTTGGGGCGCAAGAAAAGAAAAAGGAGTGGAGAACCGTATGCGAAAAGCAACGGGCTCTTGCCTTCGGCGCTCCGGGGAGTCAAAAACGAGGCTACGCTCACGATCGAAAGACCGTTCCGGAAGCGGGGGGAAGAGGAGGATGGGGAAGAGAGGCGCAACCAGCATTCTGATGCTCGTCCTGCTTTGGATGCTTTTCGGGCCGGGGCGCTCCTTCGCCTGGGATCTCCAGGATAGCGTCGTGCAATCGGCCGAGATCATCCGGAGGCTCAAGGCGCTCCCCGAGGAGGAGATTCCCGAGGCGATCTTCCGCGATGCAAAGGGCTTGGCGATTCTGACGGTGATCAAGGCGGGCTTCCTGGTCAGCGCCCGGGGCGGAAGGGGCCTGGTCGTGGCAAGGACGGGCAAGGGTTGGTCGGGGCCGTCGGCCATCGCTACGGGCGGCCTCGGGTTCGGCTTCCAGATCGGTGCCGAGGTGACCGAGTTTGTGCTCGTTCTCAATACCCCGGAGGCGATCCAGGCATTTGCTCGTGGCGGCAACGTGACCCTCGGAGGGGACATCAGCGCGGCCGCCGGACCCGTGGGCCGCACGGCCGAGGGAGCGGTCACTCCTTTTGCGGCTGTCTATACCTATAGCCGCAGCCAGGGGCTCTTCGGAGGGCTGTCGCTCGAAGGGACGGTGATCGCCGAAGCCCCGGAGACCAATCGGGAGTACTACGGGCGGGAGGTCAACCCGGAGGATATCCTCGCGGGAAAGGCTCGCCCGCCGGCAAAGGCCGGGATCCTTGCCAAAGCGCTGGAGAGGCCGTATAGGAGTGATGCTGCCGAGAAACGGACCCCAGGAGAGCCGTACGGCGCCGGGCGAAGCTCCGAGCGCGCCGTTGCCGCGCGAGTAGGGATTGTGGAAGCTCGCCTCCCGAAGGGAAGATCTTCGCGCAAACCGGGAATCTGGCGCACAGGGGGGGCTGCCTCGGACGAGGAATCAAAGAGGGGCAGGACCAGATGTTGAAGCAACGGCCTTTCGCGCATGGGCGAGGATGCCTTGGCCGAAGGCGCCTTGCGGCAAGCTTCTCGATTGCGGAGGCGCTCTTGTGGATCTGCGAGGTTCTCGCCATTCTCGGCTTTTCGGCCTTGCTCCCCTGTCGCGCCGAGGATCTGCTCGAGGTCTTCCGGCAGGCGGCGAGAACGGATCCGATCCTGGCGCGGGAGAAGGACCTCCTTACTGCCAATGCGGCGGGAGTCTCGGTGGCCCGCTGGGCGCTCGGACCCAAGATGCAGGCCTATGGGGGAGCGGGGGTAGCGAGCCTCAACCTCTCCTTTGGGAACGTCTTCAGCCTTGCGACCGGCACCACGGCTGAATATTACACGGTACTCCTGACCCAGCCCCTGCTGGACGGGCAGAGCATTGCGGCGTTGCGGGTGGCGAAATCGCAAGCGCAGGCGCAACATGCGATGGTTCTCTATCAGCAGCAACAGTTGATCCTTCGAATCGTTCAGGCCTACCTGAATGTCCTCCTGGCCGAAGCCAACCAGCGGGTTGCGGTCGAACAGCGCGATTTGTTCGAGAGCGTCTGGAAGCAGGCGAGCGCCTTTCTTGCGGTGGGCCGGGGCGATGTCATCGCCGCCTCGGAAGCGAAGGCCCGATTCGATGCCTCGCTATCGTCCTTGACGACGGCGACCAATGCGATTGCGATCGCCCGAAAAGCCTTGGAACGGCTGACCCATTCGCCGGTGGGAAAGCTCGTGGACGTCGGGGCGGTCAAGCCGCTTGGGCCGCAACCGGACCAGATCGATATCTGGACGAAAACCGCGGTCGACAACCAGCCGCTTCTCCATCAAGCCCGCTCCCTGCTGACGGCGGCGGTCGGGCAGATCGAGCAGAATCGGCGCGCGCAATGGCCCGTGCTTTCTATCGTGGGATCGTCGGCAGCGCTCGGGGTGAACGCCGCACCGCTCGACATCCAGAGCCAAGCGGGCTTTCTCACTCTTTCGATGCCCTTCTTCGATGGCCAGATCGGCGCACGGGTCAAGCAAGCCAAGGCCCAGGCGCGGGCGAGTCAACGCTATCTCGATAATACCGTCGACCAGGTCAGGCTCGATACGGAGGAGGCCTTCCTGAACCTGCAGAGCAGCGTTCCTCAGCTTCAGAGCTCGGTGACCGCCGTCGAGTCCGCGAAAACGAGCCTCGAGGGGACACGGAAGGGCTATGAGATCGGAACCCGCTCGATCGTCGACCTATTGACCGTGATCAGCGACTATGCCAGCGCGCGGAGGGACTACTATGTGGCTCTCTACAGCCATCTTCTCAATCGGGTGCAATTGAAGGGAGCGGCCGGGGTCTTGACGATGGAGGATGTCCGGGCGTTGAACGAGCTGCTCCAGAAGCCGTAAAGGGGGTATGGGATGGCGGAGAATCCAGTAAAGGAAAAGGCGGAGGCCCCGAGCCGAAAACGAGTGCTTGGGCTGGCTCTGGTCGGTGTCGTCCTCCTGGCGGCTGCCGCCGGCCTCTTCCTCTGGCTCCGCGCGGAGCGGGAGGGCAAGGAGTGGCTCACCTTCTACGGGAACATCGACATTCGCGAGATCCAGCTCGCCTTCTATGATGAGGGCCGAATCGAGCGGATGTTCGTTCAGGAGGGAGACCGGATCAAGAAGGGGCAGGTGCTGGCGGAGCTGGACATCTCGCGCCTGGACGATGCGGTGCGCAAGGCCGAGGCGACCGTACGGGTCGATCAGGCGGCGCTTGAGAATGCCGACATTACCTATCGGCGGACGGAGGCGCTGGCCAAGGATCTCTATGTATCGCTCCAGGACCGGGACAACGCGATTGCCGCCGTGAAGGAGGCGCGGGACCGGCTCAAGGCCGACGAAGCCGCACTTGTCCTGGCCCGGAGGCAGCTGCATGACGGGAGGCTTGTGGCGCCCAAGGACGGGGTGATCGAAGTACGGATCCTGGAGCCCGGGGATATGATCACGCCTCAGGCTCCGGTCTTTACGGTCGCCCTCGACAATCCGGTCTGGGCCCGCATCTACGTCCCGGAGCCCGATCTTGGCAAGATCTTCCCCGGGATGCGGGCGGAGATCTATACCGATAGCTACCCGGGACGGGCATTTCCCGGGTGGATCGGGTATATTTCGCCGACGGCGGAGTTTACGCCCAAGAACGTCGAAACCCCTCAGCTGCGGACGAGGCTCGTCTACGAGGTGCGGGTCTATGCCTGCAACCCGGATTACCGACTTCGGCTGGGAATGCCGACGACCGTGAAGATCCGGAGAAATCAGCCCTATCCACCGCCTCCCCCTCCCTGCGGCTTGGAATGAATACCGTTGGGAGATCGAGCGGCTTACCCTGCGTATCCGTCGAGGGGATTTCCAAGAGCTTTGGGAAAGGGGAGAAGGTGGTACCCGCTCTCGATCGGGTCTCGATCGAGATTGCTTCCGGGCAGATCACGGGACTGGTCGGCCCGGACGGGGCTGGAAAGACCACCCTTCTGCGCATCGTCACGGGCCTTCTCCGGCCGGACGAGGGGCGAGTCACGGTCCTGGGATTGGATGCGACCCGGCAGCCGCAGGAGCTCGCCGCGCAGCTTGGCTATATGCCGCAGCGCTTTGGCCTCTACGAGGATCTGAGCGTTTCGGAGAATCTCAACCTTTACGCGGATTTGCAGGGGGCTCCGAAGCCGGACCGTGCGGCTCGGTTTGCGGAGCTTCTGCACATGGCGGGCTTGGCTCCCTTCACCGATCGGTTGGCCGGTAATCTTTCCGGAGGCATGAAGCAGAAGCTGGGGCTTGTCTGCACGCTCGTGGGGAGCCCGCGTCTTCTTCTTTTGGATGAGCCGACTGTGGGGGTCGACCCGCTTTCGCGGCGCGAGCTCTGGGCCATCCTCTTCCGGTTGCGAGACGAGAAGGGCCTCTCGATCTTCGTGAG from Methylacidimicrobium sp. B4 includes these protein-coding regions:
- a CDS encoding DUF3365 domain-containing protein encodes the protein MSLLLPVLLALFFLFGTERSSAQASAQPLVLQPSLEKTEQIRAIARPVAQKLLATIREELTRALTKGGPVDAISVCQIQAPKLTSEVRDQARPAGTIFLLKRTSNLVRNPADAPDPAERQALQIYLEAGSRQESLPPDLLQKVVSEGKTTYRYYQPIRVAALCLSCHGDPASLSPDVRAVLRERYPQDQAVGYKEGDFRGLVVVGLTSP
- a CDS encoding efflux RND transporter periplasmic adaptor subunit, translated to MAENPVKEKAEAPSRKRVLGLALVGVVLLAAAAGLFLWLRAEREGKEWLTFYGNIDIREIQLAFYDEGRIERMFVQEGDRIKKGQVLAELDISRLDDAVRKAEATVRVDQAALENADITYRRTEALAKDLYVSLQDRDNAIAAVKEARDRLKADEAALVLARRQLHDGRLVAPKDGVIEVRILEPGDMITPQAPVFTVALDNPVWARIYVPEPDLGKIFPGMRAEIYTDSYPGRAFPGWIGYISPTAEFTPKNVETPQLRTRLVYEVRVYACNPDYRLRLGMPTTVKIRRNQPYPPPPPPCGLE
- a CDS encoding TolC family protein; the encoded protein is MLKQRPFAHGRGCLGRRRLAASFSIAEALLWICEVLAILGFSALLPCRAEDLLEVFRQAARTDPILAREKDLLTANAAGVSVARWALGPKMQAYGGAGVASLNLSFGNVFSLATGTTAEYYTVLLTQPLLDGQSIAALRVAKSQAQAQHAMVLYQQQQLILRIVQAYLNVLLAEANQRVAVEQRDLFESVWKQASAFLAVGRGDVIAASEAKARFDASLSSLTTATNAIAIARKALERLTHSPVGKLVDVGAVKPLGPQPDQIDIWTKTAVDNQPLLHQARSLLTAAVGQIEQNRRAQWPVLSIVGSSAALGVNAAPLDIQSQAGFLTLSMPFFDGQIGARVKQAKAQARASQRYLDNTVDQVRLDTEEAFLNLQSSVPQLQSSVTAVESAKTSLEGTRKGYEIGTRSIVDLLTVISDYASARRDYYVALYSHLLNRVQLKGAAGVLTMEDVRALNELLQKP
- a CDS encoding YSC84-related protein; protein product: MGKRGATSILMLVLLWMLFGPGRSFAWDLQDSVVQSAEIIRRLKALPEEEIPEAIFRDAKGLAILTVIKAGFLVSARGGRGLVVARTGKGWSGPSAIATGGLGFGFQIGAEVTEFVLVLNTPEAIQAFARGGNVTLGGDISAAAGPVGRTAEGAVTPFAAVYTYSRSQGLFGGLSLEGTVIAEAPETNREYYGREVNPEDILAGKARPPAKAGILAKALERPYRSDAAEKRTPGEPYGAGRSSERAVAARVGIVEARLPKGRSSRKPGIWRTGGAASDEESKRGRTRC